One region of Spiroplasma endosymbiont of Asaphidion curtum genomic DNA includes:
- a CDS encoding toprim domain-containing protein — protein sequence MYQVYYFLMQEIDLQKGISPNDLSLDLLLTRVSNKNWQEIIIATSPTINGDLTAQYINGLLKNYSDVSITRIAHGLPVGATIHYADQFTLKKLLEGRKNYHKEKLKLWIQNHFLYH from the coding sequence ATGTACCAAGTCTATTATTTTTTGATGCAAGAAATTGATTTACAAAAAGGTATTTCACCAAATGATTTATCTTTAGATTTATTACTAACTCGTGTTAGTAATAAAAATTGACAAGAAATAATTATTGCTACTAGTCCAACAATTAATGGTGATTTAACAGCGCAGTACATTAATGGATTATTAAAAAATTATTCTGATGTTTCAATTACTAGAATTGCTCATGGTTTACCAGTAGGAGCAACAATTCATTATGCTGATCAGTTTACATTAAAAAAGTTATTGGAAGGTAGAAAAAACTATCATAAGGAGAAATTAAAATTGTGAATTCAAAACCATTTTTTATATCATTAG
- a CDS encoding transposase — MKKIHRSKELIIKIVNEHLKEGCSYNYLAEKYNISRNTISQWLYKHKNKNWNFERKIHKANYSELEYLRLENEILKKFLSFSRQQQNIKDLVHNPQFYLLFW, encoded by the coding sequence ATGAAAAAAATTCATAGAAGTAAAGAATTAATTATTAAAATTGTTAATGAACATCTAAAAGAAGGATGTAGTTATAATTATTTAGCTGAAAAATATAATATTTCTCGCAACACTATTAGTCAGTGACTTTATAAACATAAAAATAAAAATTGAAATTTTGAAAGAAAAATTCATAAGGCAAATTATAGTGAGCTTGAATATTTAAGATTAGAAAATGAAATTCTAAAAAAGTTCCTTTCCTTCTCAAGACAACAACAAAATATAAAAGACTTGGTACATAACCCTCAATTTTATCTACTATTTTGATAA
- a CDS encoding nucleoside deaminase, whose translation MPHIQYMKVAISLAKIAYQNGDVPVGAVIVDPNGIIIGQGYNSKEVNNNPLEHAEMVAIANAAKKLGQWRLKDCVLYSTLEPCLMCTGAILQSRIKKVFFAVSAPKFGTVVSQNQLLDKNKFNHQASYDEGLLELPVKQILQRFFQEVRKN comes from the coding sequence ATGCCACATATTCAATATATGAAAGTAGCCATATCCCTTGCTAAAATCGCATACCAAAATGGTGATGTTCCAGTTGGAGCAGTAATTGTTGATCCGAATGGTATTATTATTGGTCAAGGTTATAATTCTAAAGAAGTTAATAATAATCCGTTGGAGCATGCAGAAATGGTTGCTATTGCTAATGCCGCTAAAAAATTAGGTCAATGAAGGTTAAAAGATTGCGTTTTATACTCAACTTTAGAACCATGTTTAATGTGTACGGGAGCGATTTTACAGTCACGAATAAAAAAAGTTTTTTTTGCTGTTAGTGCCCCTAAGTTTGGCACTGTTGTTTCCCAAAATCAATTACTAGATAAAAATAAGTTTAATCATCAAGCATCATATGATGAAGGGTTATTAGAATTGCCAGTAAAACAAATTTTACAAAGATTTTTTCAAGAAGTTCGCAAAAATTAA
- a CDS encoding IS5 family transposase (programmed frameshift), translating to MKFDKFNFINDKELLRLTGIKQSTFNKMLNILKEAELKKFKRGGKNNKLSLENRLLMTLSYWREYRTYFHLGKSFDISEASCYRNIKWIEDILIKHPDFQQLAGKKALINDYFNDKTIIIDATETPIQRPKKGQKQSYSGKKKKHTIKTQVIIEKESKIIIATNFSLGKKHDFCLFKESKIPILKNTKLIVDNGYQGIQKIHSNVLIPKKKTKKNPLNKEQKHNNKLISKMRIIIENIFAILKKFKIITEKYRNRRKRFSLRFNLIASIYNLQL from the exons ATGAAATTTGATAAATTTAATTTTATTAATGATAAAGAATTATTACGATTAACTGGAATAAAGCAAAGTACTTTTAATAAAATGTTAAATATTTTAAAAGAAGCTGAGTTAAAAAAGTTTAAAAGAGGTGGTAAAAATAATAAATTATCATTAGAAAATAGATTATTGATGACTTTATCATATTGACGAGAATATCGTACTTATTTTCATCTTGGTAAAAGTTTTGATATTAGTGAAGCTAGTTGTTATCGAAATATCAAGTGAATTGAAGATATTTTAATCAAACATCCTGATTTTCAACAACTTGCTGGTAAAAAAGCATTAATAAATGATTATTTTAATGATAAAACAATTATTATTGATGCTACAGAAACACCCATTCAACGCCCAAAAAAAG GACAAAAACAATCTTATTCAGGAAAAAAGAAAAAACACACTATTAAAACACAAGTAATTATTGAAAAAGAAAGCAAAATAATTATTGCAACAAATTTTTCTCTCGGTAAAAAGCATGATTTTTGTTTATTTAAAGAATCAAAAATCCCAATTTTAAAAAATACTAAATTAATAGTTGATAATGGTTATCAAGGAATACAAAAAATTCATAGTAATGTTCTAATACCTAAGAAAAAAACAAAGAAAAACCCTTTAAATAAAGAACAAAAACATAATAATAAATTAATTTCAAAAATGAGAATTATTATTGAAAATATTTTTGCTATTCTTAAAAAATTTAAAATTATTACTGAAAAATATCGTAATCGTAGAAAACGATTTAGTTTAAGATTTAATTTAATTGCTTCAATTTATAATTTGCAATTATAG
- a CDS encoding PQQ-binding-like beta-propeller repeat protein — translation MKKLLSLLSFLTTSGATMPMVVATAPCQQTNNLQILKRNKRENINLEKENNLAKLSTEQTPNINLEKENNLAKLSTKQTPNINLENNEQTPNINLETLSRTKRQDDKKSIIGISELVITTNGNVESSGVALNNKVYFGSNDHNVYEYTPSTGEQKVVIRTNGDIASSGVVLNNKVYFGSYDHNVYEYTPSTGEQKVIIRTNNFIRSSGVVLNNKVYFGSYDHNVYEYTPSTGEQKVVIRTNGDIVSSGVVLNNKVYFGSNDYNVYEYTPSTGEQKVVIRTNGYVRFSGVVLNNKVYFGSNDCNLYEYNPSTGEQKVVIRTSFIGGYSGVLLKNKLYFGSTNGNVYEYTPSTGEQKVIIRTNDMVFSSGVVLNNKVYFGSYDHNVYEYTPSTGEQKVVIRTNDAVFSSGVVLNNKVYFGSYDQKVYEHDPLDLIESDIIYMRDHIKRGLYLQHKKQNPNSEIKNILNINLENLTVSDVTIEQTQKNKSSNLEQDLNDVCKDSNSTFVNNSSIEQTQNTVSCSKQLTETNTFQKMNGFSKSETTSNTDNWSANVNTKVTAKSTIKADIPLVAEGKVEVGVEVGGGYTWGGSKIYTIGDTSNSSSTEIKTTTNTTTITVSSQPVKVPPHSKISISVTSWQNNIGLILSYYQKVEGMVSADFIDKNNNESTISISIKNAMLNLLENNILPSKIKINDDDSINFSYDIKSKKEIIMHQTEIGEAIPLSLDKQNISFKDNTTSIINKV, via the coding sequence ATGAAAAAATTACTCAGTTTATTGAGTTTTTTAACAACTAGTGGTGCCACAATGCCAATGGTCGTTGCCACAGCCCCTTGTCAACAAACTAATAATTTACAAATTTTAAAAAGAAATAAAAGAGAAAATATTAATTTAGAAAAAGAAAATAACTTAGCAAAATTAAGTACCGAACAAACACCAAATATTAATTTAGAAAAAGAAAATAACTTAGCAAAATTAAGTACCAAACAAACACCAAATATTAATTTAGAAAATAACGAACAAACACCAAATATTAATTTAGAAACTTTAAGTAGAACAAAAAGACAAGATGATAAAAAAAGTATTATTGGAATTTCGGAATTAGTTATTACAACAAATGGAAATGTTGAATCTTCTGGTGTTGCCTTAAATAACAAAGTTTATTTTGGTTCTAACGATCATAATGTATATGAATATACTCCTTCAACAGGAGAACAAAAAGTAGTTATTAGAACAAATGGAGATATCGCTTCCTCAGGAGTTGTATTAAATAACAAAGTTTATTTTGGATCTTATGATCATAATGTATATGAATATACTCCTTCAACAGGAGAACAAAAAGTAATTATTAGAACAAATAATTTTATACGCTCTTCTGGGGTTGTGTTAAATAACAAAGTTTATTTTGGATCTTATGATCATAATGTATATGAATATACTCCTTCAACAGGAGAACAAAAAGTAGTTATTAGAACAAATGGAGATATTGTTTCTTCAGGAGTTGTGTTAAATAACAAAGTTTATTTTGGATCTAACGATTATAATGTATATGAATATACTCCTTCAACAGGAGAACAAAAAGTAGTTATTAGAACAAATGGATATGTAAGATTTTCAGGAGTTGTGCTAAATAACAAAGTTTATTTTGGATCTAACGATTGTAATTTATATGAATATAATCCTTCAACAGGAGAACAAAAAGTAGTTATTAGAACAAGTTTTATTGGTGGTTATTCAGGAGTTTTGTTAAAAAATAAATTATATTTTGGTTCAACTAATGGTAATGTATATGAATATACTCCTTCAACAGGAGAACAAAAAGTAATTATTAGAACAAATGATATGGTTTTTTCTTCGGGCGTTGTGTTAAACAATAAAGTTTATTTTGGATCTTATGATCATAATGTATATGAATATACTCCTTCAACAGGAGAACAAAAAGTAGTTATTAGAACAAATGATGCGGTTTTTTCTTCAGGAGTTGTGTTAAACAACAAAGTTTATTTTGGATCTTATGATCAGAAAGTATATGAACACGATCCATTAGATTTAATTGAATCTGATATTATTTATATGAGAGATCATATAAAAAGAGGATTATATTTACAACACAAAAAACAAAACCCTAATTCTGAAATTAAAAATATTTTAAATATTAATTTAGAAAATTTAACAGTATCTGATGTTACTATAGAACAAACACAAAAAAATAAATCATCTAATTTAGAACAAGATCTTAATGATGTTTGTAAAGATTCTAATTCAACATTTGTAAATAATAGTAGTATTGAACAAACTCAAAATACAGTTTCTTGTTCTAAACAATTAACAGAAACAAATACATTTCAAAAAATGAATGGATTTTCTAAATCAGAAACAACATCAAATACTGATAATTGAAGTGCAAATGTAAATACTAAAGTTACAGCAAAATCTACTATAAAAGCTGATATACCACTTGTTGCAGAAGGAAAAGTTGAAGTTGGAGTTGAAGTTGGTGGTGGTTATACATGAGGGGGTTCAAAAATTTATACTATAGGAGATACTTCAAATTCTTCTAGCACAGAAATTAAAACAACGACAAACACCACAACAATAACTGTTTCATCTCAACCAGTAAAAGTTCCACCACATAGTAAAATTTCAATTTCTGTTACTTCTTGACAAAATAATATAGGACTTATTTTAAGTTATTATCAAAAAGTTGAAGGCATGGTTAGTGCAGATTTTATTGATAAAAATAATAATGAATCCACAATTTCTATTTCAATTAAGAATGCTATGCTTAATTTATTAGAAAATAATATCTTACCTTCAAAAATAAAGATAAACGATGATGATAGCATAAATTTTTCTTATGATATTAAAAGTAAAAAAGAAATAATTATGCATCAGACTGAAATTGGAGAAGCTATTCCTTTAAGTTTAGATAAACAAAATATATCTTTTAAAGATAACACAACAAGTATAATTAATAAAGTATAA
- a CDS encoding Mbov_0401 family ICE element transposase-like protein, with product MLKINNNVKSSENKHWFSLFTTHKNMYTNKCQQLANEYEKLDEYLYKYHYRLKQGYKVVHFSSRTIITIFGDVTFKRRRYKYWNQKLGKFEYVCLLDKEIGLLPKQRIYFDVQFKVLSLLGDGKRYRDVLDTLNHCYISKASISNILNKYDIAEYFQLAEKETKTRIDVKNQDLYIQLDETFLATLDHKVKQDQRIRLVTFHTGHKEKNYKNARRALENKRGHFLMLKVGKRINTMDYRDLLIRELQKHYVNINYDRIIVCGDGDTWIREIANSFGNVRYILDGYHAIKKLKQTAFNIIFENRKVTLNSWIELYKDGNHQELIKIIRNVAKNELNKDIKTKLRKASNYFSNNKQGIHNQNLEWNIGCSIESDVSHLVKQQLGYGAKIYNHKNLNNLLHLRMANLNKLNVLHYINENINSEIEIRKEIYKNSLWNKYNNKNDDSWINYKCNILTNKYSRFK from the coding sequence ATGTTAAAAATTAATAATAATGTAAAAAGTTCAGAAAACAAGCATTGGTTTAGTTTGTTTACAACCCATAAAAATATGTACACCAACAAATGCCAACAACTGGCTAATGAATATGAAAAATTAGATGAATACTTATATAAATATCATTATCGCTTAAAACAAGGTTATAAAGTAGTTCATTTTTCATCAAGAACAATTATTACAATTTTTGGTGATGTTACTTTTAAACGACGCCGATATAAATATTGAAATCAAAAATTAGGTAAATTTGAATATGTATGTTTGTTGGATAAAGAAATTGGTTTATTACCCAAACAACGTATTTATTTTGATGTCCAATTTAAAGTTTTAAGTCTTTTGGGCGACGGTAAGCGGTATCGCGATGTTTTGGATACCCTAAATCATTGTTATATTTCAAAAGCTAGTATTTCAAATATTTTAAATAAATATGATATTGCCGAATATTTTCAACTCGCAGAAAAAGAAACTAAAACTAGAATTGATGTCAAAAATCAGGATTTATACATACAACTAGATGAGACATTTTTAGCGACATTAGATCATAAAGTTAAACAAGACCAAAGAATTCGTTTAGTTACTTTTCATACCGGACATAAAGAAAAAAATTACAAAAATGCTCGTAGAGCGTTAGAAAATAAACGGGGTCATTTTCTAATGTTAAAAGTTGGCAAAAGAATAAATACGATGGATTATCGTGATTTATTAATTAGAGAATTACAAAAACATTATGTGAATATTAATTATGACAGAATAATTGTTTGTGGTGATGGGGATACTTGAATTAGAGAAATTGCTAATAGTTTTGGTAATGTTAGATATATTTTGGATGGGTACCACGCTATTAAAAAATTAAAACAAACAGCATTTAATATTATTTTTGAAAATCGCAAAGTAACACTAAATAGTTGAATTGAATTATATAAGGATGGAAATCATCAAGAATTAATCAAAATCATTCGTAATGTTGCTAAAAATGAATTAAATAAAGATATTAAAACAAAGTTAAGGAAAGCTAGTAATTATTTCAGTAATAATAAGCAAGGTATTCATAACCAAAATTTAGAATGAAATATCGGTTGTAGCATTGAAAGTGATGTATCTCATTTAGTAAAACAACAATTAGGATATGGGGCAAAAATATATAATCATAAGAATTTAAATAACTTATTACATTTAAGAATGGCAAATTTAAACAAATTAAATGTATTACATTATATTAATGAAAATATTAATTCAGAAATAGAAATCAGAAAAGAAATATATAAAAATTCATTATGAAATAAATATAATAATAAAAATGATGATAGTTGAATTAATTATAAATGTAATATTTTAACAAATAAATATAGTAGGTTTAAGTAA
- the dnaX gene encoding DNA polymerase III subunit gamma/tau, with product MKYLTLYRKYRPNRFSKIIGQNQIVTSLQNAIINDKFSHAYLLCGPRGVGKTSIAKVFAKTINCLKIINGEACNECYICESFNNNSCLDLLEIDGASNNGVDEIRELKEKISLLPSLCKYKVYIIDEVHMLTISAFNALLKTLEEPPRHAIFILATTEVYKIPLTIVSRCQKFDFKLVNKNNLVQNLITVLQQEQIPYEKDGLEQIALLSSGAVRDSLTILEQVIAYNREFVNLASVNMLFMIPSKAEKIAFLLDIINNKTLKVLQTINNFLQVGVDINNLTIDLINICKEIIIFKVTTNKELLMILDPDDSLPFSILTQEQLLKIIENYIEALNNYRFSNNAIMYFEIASFKNMNYFQNMTSIVTTEVSSHRDEMITTIETQQVDNKKESLTLNDSELVVAIDDLKQETNEIIIPQNCLQNDRKNQIIKEKEVPNKIIISQNDSENQDKKDENVSETNNISVINKPFIWEMMDYFNVLSQADKYLRTEYSNRWNLINEYLTHSSFHKIAKMLVDTTIVAAMKGAIILSCPIQRQATIVNNYSFTKNMQDFLKDILLTRNLIIMAVHTPELAYIRQEYYHLRIANKLPTPYVLNFKDYYRQEEDIIAKEKLLDNSVYQTVQELFDNIILID from the coding sequence ATGAAATATTTAACGCTATATCGAAAATATCGTCCCAATAGATTTAGCAAAATTATTGGTCAAAATCAAATTGTGACTTCGTTACAAAATGCAATTATTAATGATAAGTTTAGTCATGCTTATTTGCTTTGTGGACCAAGAGGCGTTGGTAAAACTTCAATTGCTAAAGTATTTGCTAAAACTATTAATTGTTTAAAAATAATTAATGGTGAAGCTTGTAATGAATGTTATATTTGTGAAAGTTTTAATAATAATTCTTGTCTTGATTTATTAGAAATTGATGGTGCTTCGAATAATGGTGTTGATGAAATTAGAGAATTAAAAGAAAAAATTTCATTGTTACCATCCCTTTGCAAATATAAAGTATATATCATTGATGAAGTTCATATGTTAACGATTAGTGCTTTTAATGCTTTATTAAAAACATTAGAAGAACCACCGCGACATGCAATTTTTATTTTAGCAACGACAGAAGTATATAAAATTCCTTTAACAATTGTTTCTCGTTGTCAAAAGTTTGATTTTAAATTAGTTAATAAAAATAATTTAGTACAAAATTTAATAACAGTGTTGCAACAAGAACAAATTCCTTATGAAAAAGATGGTTTAGAACAAATTGCCCTTTTAAGTTCGGGAGCAGTTCGTGATTCATTAACTATTTTAGAACAAGTAATTGCTTATAATCGTGAATTTGTTAATTTAGCAAGTGTTAATATGCTTTTTATGATTCCAAGTAAAGCTGAAAAAATTGCGTTTTTATTAGATATTATTAATAATAAGACATTAAAAGTTTTGCAAACTATTAATAATTTTCTTCAAGTTGGTGTTGATATTAATAATTTAACGATTGATTTAATTAATATTTGTAAAGAAATTATTATTTTTAAAGTTACTACTAATAAAGAATTATTAATGATTTTAGATCCTGATGATTCTTTACCATTTAGTATTTTGACACAAGAACAATTATTGAAAATTATTGAAAATTACATAGAAGCATTAAATAATTATCGTTTTAGTAATAATGCAATAATGTATTTTGAAATTGCTTCGTTTAAAAATATGAATTACTTTCAAAATATGACTTCAATAGTAACGACTGAGGTTAGTAGTCATCGTGATGAAATGATTACTACTATTGAAACCCAACAAGTTGACAATAAAAAAGAATCATTAACATTAAATGATTCTGAGTTAGTAGTAGCCATTGATGATTTAAAACAAGAGACCAATGAAATAATTATACCACAAAATTGTTTACAAAATGATAGAAAAAATCAAATAATTAAAGAAAAAGAAGTACCCAATAAAATAATTATATCACAAAATGATAGTGAAAATCAAGATAAAAAAGATGAAAATGTTTCTGAAACTAATAATATTAGTGTTATTAATAAACCTTTTATTTGAGAAATGATGGATTATTTTAATGTTTTATCACAAGCTGATAAGTATTTAAGAACAGAATATAGTAATCGCTGAAATTTGATTAATGAGTATTTAACTCATAGTTCGTTTCATAAGATTGCTAAAATGTTAGTTGATACGACAATTGTCGCCGCCATGAAGGGGGCGATTATCTTATCTTGTCCCATTCAACGCCAAGCAACAATTGTTAATAATTATAGTTTTACTAAAAATATGCAAGATTTTTTGAAAGATATTTTGCTTACGAGAAATTTAATTATTATGGCGGTTCATACTCCAGAATTAGCATATATTCGCCAAGAATATTATCATTTACGAATTGCTAATAAGTTACCAACGCCATATGTGCTTAATTTTAAAGATTATTATCGTCAAGAAGAAGATATTATTGCCAAAGAGAAGCTATTAGATAATTCAGTTTATCAAACAGTGCAAGAATTATTTGATAATATTATCTTAATTGACTAA